In Falco cherrug isolate bFalChe1 chromosome 5, bFalChe1.pri, whole genome shotgun sequence, one DNA window encodes the following:
- the NTF3 gene encoding neurotrophin-3 yields the protein MVTPTTILQVNKVMSILFYVIFLTYLRGIQSTNMDQRSLPEDSINSLIIKLIQADILKNKLSKQMVDIKENYQNTVQKADTQQDMDGDENVKSDFQPVISMDRDLLRQQRRYNSPRVLLSDNTPLEPPPLYLMEDYIGNSVVVNRTSRRKRYAEHKSHRGEYSVCDSESLWVTDKSSAIDIRGHQVTVLGEIKTGNSPVKQYFYETRCKEAKPVKNGCRGIDDKHWNSQCKTSQTYVRALTSENNKLVGWRWIRIDTSCVCALSRKIGRT from the coding sequence aTCTTACAGGTGAACAAGGTGATGTCCATCTTGTTTTATGTGATATTTCTCACTTATCTTCGTGGCATCCAGTCTACCAACATGGATCAAAGGAGTTTGCCAGAAGATTCAATAAATTCTCTTATCATTAAACTCATTCAGGcagacattttgaaaaacaagctTTCTAAGCAGATGGTAGATATTAAGGAAAACTATCAAAACACGGTGCAGAAAGCAGACACTCAGCAAGACATGGATGGAGATGAAAATGTGAAATCAGACTTCCAGCCAGTTATCTCAATGGATAGAGACCTCTTAAGGCAGCAGAGACGCTACAACTCTCCCCGCGTCCTCTTGAGTGACAACACGCCGCTGGAACCACCGCCGCTGTACCTCATGGAGGATTATATTGGAAATTCAGTGGTGGTGAACAGAACCTCTCGGCGGAAAAGGTATGCAGAGCACAAGAGCCACCGAGGGGAATATTCCGTTTGTGACAGTGAAAGTTTATGGGTCACGGACAAATCATCTGCGATCGACATTAGAGGACACCAGGTAACTGTTCTGGGAGAAATTAAAACAGGCAACTCTCCAGTTAAGCAATACTTTTATGAAACGAGGTGTAAAGAAGCCAAGCCTGTAAAAAACGGCTGCCGCGGAATCGACGACAAGCACTGGAACTCCCAATGCAAGACATCCCAAACTTATGTTAGAGCactgacttcagaaaacaataaaCTGGTAGGCTGGAGATGGATAAGAATAGACACCTCCTGTGTGTGTGCGTTGTCAAGGAAAATAGGAAGAACATAA